In the genome of Pelobacter seleniigenes DSM 18267, one region contains:
- the rplL gene encoding 50S ribosomal protein L7/L12 — protein MAEITKEQVVEFLEKMTVLEMSEFVKELEEKFGVSAAAPVAVAAGPAAGAAEAAEEKDEFDVILASVGDKKINVIKVVRAITGLGLKEAKEMVDGAPSTVKEAASKAEAEDIKKQLEEAGAGVELK, from the coding sequence ATGGCAGAAATTACTAAAGAGCAAGTTGTTGAGTTTCTTGAAAAAATGACCGTGCTGGAAATGTCGGAATTTGTTAAGGAACTGGAAGAAAAATTCGGCGTCTCCGCTGCTGCACCGGTTGCCGTTGCTGCCGGCCCCGCCGCTGGCGCTGCTGAAGCAGCTGAAGAAAAGGATGAGTTTGATGTTATCCTTGCCAGCGTTGGTGACAAAAAAATCAACGTTATTAAGGTTGTTCGTGCGATTACCGGTCTTGGCCTCAAAGAAGCCAAAGAGATGGTGGATGGTGCTCCGAGCACCGTCAAGGAAGCTGCTTCCAAAGCCGAAGCCGAGGACATCAAAAAGCAGCTTGAAGAAGCTGGCGCTGGTGTGGAGCTGAAATAG
- the rplJ gene encoding 50S ribosomal protein L10: MNRTEKEQVVQELAQRLADIPAAFLADYRGINVEQATNLRRELTKAGVEYRVVKNKLLKLAAQGTPAEELQAFCAGPTAIALAGDDPVAPAKILSKFAKDVEAFELKAGVLSGKLISVAEINALAELPSREELLAKALSCMNAPLTNFVGTMAAIPRSLVQVLNAIGQSKAA; encoded by the coding sequence ATGAACAGAACCGAAAAAGAACAGGTTGTTCAGGAGTTGGCACAACGGCTGGCCGATATTCCTGCTGCTTTTCTGGCAGATTATCGCGGTATTAACGTTGAGCAGGCAACTAATCTCCGGCGTGAACTGACCAAAGCCGGTGTTGAGTATCGGGTTGTTAAAAACAAACTGCTGAAGCTGGCAGCCCAAGGTACTCCGGCTGAAGAACTGCAGGCTTTTTGTGCAGGGCCTACCGCAATTGCGCTGGCTGGCGATGATCCGGTTGCTCCGGCAAAGATTCTCAGTAAGTTCGCCAAGGACGTCGAAGCCTTTGAATTGAAGGCTGGTGTGCTGAGCGGTAAACTGATCAGTGTTGCCGAGATCAATGCTTTGGCTGAACTGCCGAGCCGCGAAGAGCTGTTGGCTAAAGCTCTTAGCTGCATGAATGCACCATTGACCAACTTTGTCGGTACCATGGCTGCTATTCCGCGCAGTTTGGTTCAGGTTTTGAATGCCATTGGGCAATCTAAAGCTGCTTAA
- the rplA gene encoding 50S ribosomal protein L1 — protein sequence MATGKNIKNAKAVVDRSRLYGLDEALELLKKSAFAKFDETVDVSVRLGVDPRKADQMVRGAVVLPNGLGKSVRVLVFAKGEKAQEAEAAGADFVGAEDLAEKIQGGWFDFDTAIASPDMMGVVGKIGRVLGPRGLMPNPKVGTVTMDIARAVQEAKSGKIEYRVEKAGIIHAPVGKVSFEADKLKENIISLLDVLVKAKPSTAKGTYLRKISLSSTMGAGITLDIPQIQALIK from the coding sequence ATGGCAACAGGTAAAAACATCAAAAACGCAAAAGCGGTGGTCGATCGTTCCCGTCTGTATGGGCTTGACGAGGCTCTCGAACTGCTTAAGAAAAGCGCCTTTGCGAAATTCGATGAAACGGTAGACGTGAGTGTCCGCCTTGGCGTCGACCCGCGTAAAGCAGACCAAATGGTCCGTGGTGCTGTTGTGCTCCCCAATGGATTGGGTAAATCAGTCCGTGTCCTGGTTTTTGCCAAAGGCGAAAAAGCTCAGGAAGCAGAAGCTGCCGGTGCTGATTTTGTCGGTGCTGAAGATCTTGCGGAAAAAATTCAGGGCGGCTGGTTTGATTTCGATACCGCAATCGCTTCACCGGATATGATGGGTGTTGTCGGTAAGATCGGTCGGGTCCTTGGGCCGCGTGGCTTGATGCCTAACCCGAAAGTTGGCACCGTGACCATGGATATTGCCCGTGCTGTCCAGGAAGCCAAATCCGGTAAAATCGAATACCGGGTAGAAAAAGCCGGGATCATTCATGCCCCGGTTGGGAAGGTTTCCTTTGAGGCAGATAAGCTGAAAGAAAATATTATCTCTTTGCTGGATGTGTTGGTCAAGGCCAAACCCTCCACCGCCAAAGGGACGTACCTGAGAAAAATCTCGTTGTCGAGTACAATGGGTGCGGGGATCACTCTTGATATTCCGCAGATTCAAGCTTTAATCAAGTAA
- the rplK gene encoding 50S ribosomal protein L11 encodes MAKKVTGQIKLQIPAGQANPSPPVGPALGQHGVNIMEFCKAFNAKTQEQAGLIIPVVITVYADRSFSFITKTPPAAVLLLRAANLKKGSGVPNKDKVGKVTADQVLEIARLKMPDLNAFSEEAAVRIIEGTARSMGIEVA; translated from the coding sequence ATGGCCAAGAAAGTTACCGGACAGATTAAATTGCAGATCCCTGCCGGCCAGGCGAATCCATCGCCGCCGGTCGGCCCCGCGCTCGGTCAGCACGGGGTCAATATTATGGAATTCTGCAAGGCTTTTAATGCAAAAACCCAGGAGCAGGCAGGACTGATAATTCCCGTTGTGATCACTGTTTATGCTGATCGTTCCTTTTCTTTTATCACGAAAACTCCGCCAGCAGCGGTTCTGTTGTTGCGTGCAGCCAACCTGAAAAAGGGTTCCGGGGTTCCGAATAAAGACAAGGTCGGCAAGGTGACGGCAGACCAGGTGCTTGAGATTGCGCGTTTGAAAATGCCGGATCTCAATGCTTTCTCTGAGGAAGCAGCCGTGCGGATTATCGAGGGTACCGCCCGCAGCATGGGAATTGAAGTCGCCTGA
- the nusG gene encoding transcription termination/antitermination protein NusG — MAMKWYGVHTYSGYENKVKLNLEERIRSMEVEDLFEEILIPSETVVEMRKGERKTSTRKFFPGYILVKMELNDETWHVVTGTAKVTGFVGGGQNPPAIPAEEVDKITNRMEEGVEKPKPKVEFEVGETVRVVDGPFLNFTGVVEDVRPDRGTLKVMVSIFGRVTPVELEFIQVEKTS; from the coding sequence ATGGCGATGAAATGGTACGGTGTTCATACCTATTCCGGGTATGAAAATAAAGTCAAGCTCAATCTCGAAGAGCGGATTCGCTCCATGGAGGTTGAGGACTTGTTTGAGGAAATTTTGATTCCCTCAGAAACCGTCGTCGAGATGCGTAAGGGGGAGCGCAAAACCTCCACCCGAAAATTTTTTCCGGGATATATCCTGGTCAAGATGGAGCTTAACGATGAGACCTGGCATGTCGTCACGGGCACTGCCAAGGTAACAGGTTTCGTTGGCGGCGGACAGAATCCGCCGGCTATTCCGGCGGAGGAAGTCGATAAGATTACCAACCGGATGGAAGAAGGGGTCGAGAAGCCCAAGCCCAAGGTTGAGTTTGAGGTTGGTGAAACGGTCAGGGTCGTTGATGGTCCTTTTCTCAATTTTACTGGTGTGGTTGAGGATGTTCGTCCAGATCGGGGCACGCTCAAGGTTATGGTCAGTATATTCGGTCGGGTGACACCGGTTGAATTGGAATTTATACAGGTCGAAAAAACCAGCTAG
- the secE gene encoding preprotein translocase subunit SecE, producing MIGKVNEFLANVKAELKKVTWPTKKDTYASTTVVIVLVLLCAVFLGGVDIVLSRLIRLILG from the coding sequence ATGATTGGAAAAGTTAACGAGTTTTTAGCCAACGTCAAAGCAGAGCTCAAGAAGGTCACTTGGCCGACGAAAAAAGATACCTACGCATCGACGACTGTCGTTATCGTACTGGTTTTGCTCTGTGCGGTCTTTCTCGGAGGTGTTGATATAGTTCTTTCGCGCCTGATCCGTCTGATCCTCGGCTGA
- the rpmG gene encoding 50S ribosomal protein L33 translates to MRDIVTLACTECKQRNYTTTKNKKNTPDKLEFSKYCRFCKKHTPHKETK, encoded by the coding sequence ATGCGTGACATTGTCACTCTTGCCTGCACCGAGTGCAAGCAGCGGAACTACACGACTACAAAGAATAAGAAAAATACTCCGGACAAGTTGGAGTTCAGTAAATATTGTCGCTTCTGTAAAAAACACACGCCGCACAAGGAAACCAAGTAA